Proteins encoded together in one Synechococcus sp. A15-62 window:
- a CDS encoding alpha/beta fold hydrolase yields MSTSQILWIDLQPSLYCLFKRTAQSLGQHFEVKRWSFEHDLDESCDVEVVHSLMRHTIENSSIPVHLVGHGISGTIAYLFAQKYPNNISSVSVLSVDTHSTNQWTSHYQSMRSQLPCSRFHILSYLSRLLVDRQTEKVVNIMARLLAKCLDNDLVYGSIVNSQPITNLNKAEVPILVINGEKDFVVDEQCDIRWRHCLKPGDCYQKISNGRHFFPFTEWSKTAKMIESFVKMVPEQHQNQVPNSCKNLSISKTNS; encoded by the coding sequence ATGAGCACCAGTCAGATACTTTGGATTGATCTCCAGCCATCACTGTATTGCCTTTTCAAGCGGACAGCGCAAAGCTTGGGTCAGCATTTTGAAGTCAAAAGATGGTCATTCGAACATGATCTTGATGAATCATGTGATGTTGAAGTCGTTCACAGCCTAATGAGGCACACGATAGAAAACTCTTCAATTCCAGTTCATCTTGTAGGCCACGGTATAAGCGGTACAATTGCATATTTATTTGCTCAAAAATATCCCAACAACATATCATCAGTTTCCGTGCTATCAGTAGATACTCACTCGACAAATCAATGGACTAGTCATTATCAGAGTATGCGGAGCCAATTACCCTGCTCAAGATTTCATATTTTAAGCTATCTAAGCCGACTATTGGTCGACAGACAAACTGAAAAAGTTGTCAATATTATGGCGCGACTGTTAGCAAAATGTTTGGATAATGATTTAGTGTATGGATCGATTGTCAATAGCCAACCAATCACAAATCTAAACAAAGCTGAGGTTCCAATACTGGTGATTAATGGTGAAAAAGACTTTGTTGTTGATGAGCAGTGTGATATCAGATGGAGACACTGCCTAAAACCTGGAGACTGCTACCAAAAAATTTCTAACGGACGCCATTTCTTCCCATTTACAGAGTGGAGTAAAACTGCAAAAATGATCGAATCATTTGTAAAGATGGTGCCTGAGCAACATCAGAACCAAGTCCCTAATAGCTGCAAGAATCTGAGTATTAGTAAAACCAACTCATGA
- a CDS encoding GTP-binding protein — protein sequence MTTAPATANVPVTILSGFLGAGKTTLLNHILSNQQGVKTAVLVNEFGEIGIDNDLIVTTDEDMVELSNGCICCSINGELMEAVERVIERPEPLDYIVVETTGLADPLPVAMTFLGSELRDQTRLDSIITLIDAENFDDVVLDTEVGRAQVIYGDILLLNKCDLVSEERLEAVEQQLREVKNDARILRSVKGDVPLALLLSVGLFESDKVSSADDGRSHGHDHSHDHDHGHDHDHSHGHDHGHDHSHGHDHTHDHSHGEGHDHGHHHHSHNHGDHQDIEGFTSMSFQSDGPFSLRKFQNFLDNQMPQEVFRAKGVLWFNESERRHVFHLAGKRFSIDDTNWTGDRKNQLVLIGRDIDHTTLRKQLKACVAD from the coding sequence ATGACCACCGCACCAGCCACCGCCAACGTCCCCGTCACCATTCTCAGCGGCTTCCTCGGTGCGGGAAAAACCACGCTGCTGAATCACATCCTGAGCAATCAGCAGGGGGTGAAGACAGCGGTGCTGGTGAACGAGTTCGGTGAAATCGGCATCGACAACGATCTAATCGTCACCACCGATGAAGACATGGTGGAGCTGAGCAACGGTTGCATCTGCTGCTCGATTAACGGCGAGCTGATGGAGGCGGTGGAACGGGTGATTGAACGCCCAGAGCCGCTGGATTACATCGTCGTCGAAACCACCGGTCTGGCCGATCCCCTGCCGGTGGCCATGACCTTCCTGGGCAGTGAGCTGCGGGACCAAACCCGCCTGGATTCGATCATCACGTTGATCGATGCAGAAAACTTCGACGACGTCGTGCTCGACACGGAAGTTGGCCGGGCCCAGGTGATTTACGGCGACATTCTGTTGCTGAACAAGTGCGACCTCGTCTCCGAGGAGCGGCTTGAGGCCGTCGAACAGCAACTCAGAGAAGTCAAGAACGATGCGCGGATCCTGCGGTCGGTGAAAGGAGACGTGCCCCTTGCCCTATTGCTGAGCGTCGGACTGTTCGAATCCGACAAGGTGAGTTCAGCCGACGACGGTCGCAGCCATGGGCACGATCACAGCCATGACCACGATCACGGTCATGACCACGATCACAGCCATGGACACGATCACGGTCATGACCACAGCCATGGGCACGATCACACCCATGACCACAGCCATGGGGAGGGTCATGACCACGGACACCATCACCACAGCCACAACCACGGTGACCATCAGGACATCGAGGGATTTACCTCCATGTCCTTCCAAAGTGATGGCCCCTTCTCTCTGCGCAAGTTCCAGAACTTCCTCGACAACCAGATGCCCCAGGAGGTGTTCCGGGCCAAAGGAGTCTTGTGGTTCAACGAAAGCGAACGCCGCCATGTGTTCCATTTGGCAGGCAAACGCTTTTCCATTGACGACACCAACTGGACCGGTGATCGCAAGAATCAATTGGTGCTGATCGGCCGCGACATCGACCACACCACCCTGCGGAAGCAACTCAAGGCCTGTGTGGCTGATTGA
- a CDS encoding Crp/Fnr family transcriptional regulator — protein MPRLQTVLLDPAGRDQATVLEVLEGVCRVYCPCEETEGMTLAFLQSGDRLRTDRMCSDGACVEALTALKFRRDSVSADEFGIDAVNEWTLQLLRVRHLGQAEQRLHALLALLVNRLGLRCSDAYQLPFRLTHDRFGELIGATRVTTTRLLSKWRQADMIAMSTGDVTMRIAPDLINSSPLQF, from the coding sequence ATGCCAAGGCTTCAGACCGTTCTGCTGGATCCTGCCGGTCGCGATCAGGCCACCGTTCTTGAGGTGTTGGAAGGTGTTTGCCGGGTGTATTGCCCTTGTGAGGAAACCGAGGGAATGACTTTGGCGTTTTTGCAGTCAGGCGACAGGCTTCGCACCGATCGCATGTGCAGTGACGGCGCTTGTGTCGAGGCACTTACGGCCCTGAAGTTTCGTCGTGACTCCGTCTCCGCGGACGAATTCGGAATCGACGCAGTCAATGAGTGGACCTTGCAGCTCCTAAGAGTCCGTCATCTGGGTCAAGCGGAACAGCGGCTTCACGCTCTTCTAGCGCTCCTGGTTAACCGGCTTGGACTTCGTTGCAGCGATGCTTATCAGCTTCCCTTCCGTCTAACCCATGATCGTTTTGGTGAGTTGATCGGTGCTACCCGGGTGACCACAACCCGCCTTCTATCGAAATGGCGTCAAGCTGACATGATCGCCATGTCGACTGGTGATGTCACCATGCGCATTGCACCTGACCTCATCAATTCTTCACCACTCCAATTTTGA
- a CDS encoding histidine phosphatase family protein: protein MSHILIPLLTALLLSACGLNGESGASSNGGQAENPADQKTKTETIGLTSEPSSERSTLLDSIKNGGYVIYFRHATTERDYADQADPLMSLDDCSSQRKLSTQGIKESHEIGVAFASKGIPIGEIIVSEYCRSWKTANLAFGEWTKKDSRLNFLPYKDYTEDHIALMKKNAMPLLTRPPLPGTNTIIIGHDDPFEAATGIYPEPQGIAFILQPDGGKSFKIIGSVLPSEWATL from the coding sequence ATGTCACATATTCTTATTCCATTGTTAACTGCATTGCTTTTGAGTGCATGCGGTCTGAATGGAGAAAGTGGTGCCTCCTCCAATGGTGGTCAGGCTGAAAACCCAGCGGACCAAAAAACTAAAACAGAAACCATTGGTCTAACTTCAGAACCGAGTAGTGAGAGATCAACGTTGCTGGATTCCATCAAGAATGGAGGCTATGTCATTTATTTTCGTCATGCAACGACGGAGAGGGATTACGCAGACCAAGCTGATCCTCTGATGAGCCTCGATGATTGCAGTTCTCAGAGGAAGCTGAGCACTCAGGGAATCAAAGAATCCCACGAAATTGGCGTGGCCTTTGCTTCAAAAGGAATCCCAATCGGTGAAATTATTGTTAGTGAGTATTGCAGGTCTTGGAAAACAGCAAACCTCGCGTTTGGGGAATGGACCAAAAAAGACTCCCGATTAAATTTTTTACCTTATAAAGATTACACCGAGGATCACATTGCACTGATGAAAAAGAATGCCATGCCTTTATTAACACGCCCACCTCTGCCAGGAACCAACACAATCATTATCGGACATGATGATCCTTTTGAAGCCGCAACAGGAATTTATCCTGAACCGCAAGGAATCGCATTTATCCTCCAGCCCGATGGGGGAAAAAGCTTCAAGATCATCGGTAGTGTGTTGCCTTCTGAGTGGGCAACACTCTGA
- a CDS encoding extracellular solute-binding protein: MRRFFAALGLVASFAALPSVEAKEVRVYSGRHYNTDRAAYKQFSEETGIKVRLIEATGISLVERLKREGKNSNADVILLVDAARINNAAEAGLLQPVSSKQLQSNVPSRYRDPSNRWFGFTRRVRAIIVNPNVVDPNTIKTYSDLANPVLKGKLCLRKRKNVYNQSLVADQIIAKGQSAASTWVKGMIKNVTQPYFGGDVSLIRAVGQGKCGVSLVNHYYLARMQAGASGKSDQKVTSNIKLVMPNPAHVNISAAGVAKSAENKAEAVQFIEFISSPKGSRLIAGPTFEYPLKNLGTSKELKAFGKFTPDNVSISALGATQKTAIKVMADAGWR, encoded by the coding sequence ATGCGTAGGTTCTTTGCAGCTCTTGGCCTGGTGGCATCATTTGCTGCTCTACCTTCAGTGGAAGCCAAGGAAGTAAGGGTTTACTCAGGCCGGCATTACAACACTGATCGAGCTGCCTACAAACAATTCAGTGAAGAAACTGGGATCAAAGTCAGACTGATCGAGGCCACAGGGATATCACTAGTTGAGCGTCTTAAACGAGAGGGTAAAAATTCAAACGCTGATGTGATTCTATTGGTTGATGCTGCAAGGATTAACAACGCTGCAGAGGCAGGTCTTCTGCAGCCGGTCTCCTCGAAACAACTCCAATCGAATGTTCCTTCACGCTATCGTGATCCATCAAATCGATGGTTTGGTTTCACGAGGCGCGTCAGAGCCATCATTGTAAATCCCAATGTCGTTGATCCAAATACGATTAAGACTTATTCCGATCTTGCCAATCCAGTTCTAAAAGGAAAACTCTGTTTGCGCAAAAGGAAAAACGTATACAACCAATCACTTGTAGCCGATCAAATCATAGCGAAGGGTCAAAGCGCAGCCTCAACTTGGGTCAAGGGGATGATCAAAAATGTAACCCAGCCGTATTTCGGAGGTGATGTATCACTGATTCGTGCAGTCGGACAAGGTAAATGCGGAGTGAGCCTTGTTAATCATTACTATCTTGCACGAATGCAGGCAGGAGCAAGTGGCAAAAGCGATCAGAAAGTGACATCCAATATTAAATTAGTCATGCCAAATCCAGCCCATGTGAACATCAGTGCCGCAGGAGTTGCTAAGTCCGCAGAAAACAAAGCTGAAGCAGTTCAATTTATTGAGTTCATTTCGTCACCAAAAGGTAGTCGACTCATTGCAGGCCCAACCTTCGAATATCCACTAAAAAATCTTGGTACATCGAAAGAATTGAAAGCCTTTGGAAAATTTACCCCAGACAATGTTTCTATTAGTGCTTTAGGCGCAACTCAGAAAACCGCAATCAAAGTAATGGCAGATGCTGGCTGGCGTTGA
- a CDS encoding 2Fe-2S iron-sulfur cluster-binding protein has protein sequence MTSFKVELRMPDGVKHFECPDDEYVLEAAEQAGIDMSYSCRAGACSTCVGKIIEGTVDQSDQSFLDDEQMQDGYSLLCVAYATSDLIVKTDCEEELW, from the coding sequence ATGACCTCATTCAAGGTCGAATTAAGGATGCCTGATGGAGTCAAACACTTCGAATGCCCTGATGATGAATACGTTCTAGAGGCAGCAGAGCAGGCTGGGATTGATATGAGTTATTCATGCAGAGCTGGAGCATGCAGCACTTGTGTAGGGAAGATCATCGAAGGAACAGTTGATCAATCTGATCAAAGTTTTCTGGATGATGAACAAATGCAAGACGGCTATTCACTTCTATGCGTAGCTTATGCAACATCAGATTTGATCGTAAAGACTGATTGCGAAGAAGAGCTTTGGTGA
- a CDS encoding DUF3721 domain-containing protein has protein sequence MRAIQPLTALNFCVLALVLNQAPGMAHGKGIYDTEAEAQQRAAEIGCTTVHENNGRWMPCADERQLHRQLRKQ, from the coding sequence ATGCGCGCCATCCAACCGTTAACGGCACTCAACTTCTGCGTTTTGGCCCTGGTGCTGAACCAAGCACCAGGGATGGCCCACGGCAAGGGGATCTACGACACCGAAGCCGAAGCCCAGCAACGGGCCGCTGAGATCGGTTGCACCACCGTTCACGAGAACAACGGCCGCTGGATGCCTTGCGCTGATGAACGGCAGCTTCACCGACAGCTTCGCAAGCAATGA
- a CDS encoding helix-turn-helix domain-containing protein: MNTEHQHRKKGGRPISLNSYETVRLERPQAGENIEITVKNGVIRIAGNQSNNAKDITLAFACRADAFKFHYPEDLEITIEAITDTTYIVKSIGKKGSDTSDAIMEWIIQLHIVRNETNLENRLMTFFRLLITRLGKRTSEGLLLEHTLPHARIAEIVGSTRSTVSRTISTLRKTQQIYIDELKGQIILPVD, from the coding sequence ATGAACACTGAGCACCAGCATCGAAAAAAGGGAGGGAGGCCCATATCCTTAAATTCGTACGAAACAGTCCGCCTTGAAAGGCCTCAAGCTGGAGAAAATATAGAAATAACAGTTAAGAATGGTGTTATAAGGATTGCGGGGAACCAATCGAACAATGCAAAAGACATAACTTTAGCTTTTGCATGCAGAGCAGATGCTTTCAAATTCCATTATCCAGAAGACCTAGAAATCACAATAGAAGCCATAACAGACACAACTTACATAGTTAAATCAATAGGCAAAAAAGGATCCGACACAAGCGATGCAATTATGGAATGGATCATTCAACTGCATATAGTGAGGAACGAGACAAATCTAGAAAACAGGCTGATGACATTTTTTAGATTACTGATAACAAGACTAGGGAAAAGAACATCAGAAGGGCTACTGCTCGAGCACACACTGCCTCATGCACGTATTGCTGAAATAGTTGGATCTACGAGGTCAACCGTATCAAGAACGATTAGCACTCTTAGGAAGACCCAACAAATTTATATTGATGAACTAAAGGGACAGATTATTTTACCTGTGGATTAG
- the fldA gene encoding flavodoxin FldA — protein MTFTIFFATSTGKTEDVADRLKELLPGTEAKDVDNIDSIDELVAAESLICCVPTWNTGADEARSGTAWDDLVQEIPDKDFAGKSVAIVGLGDSSGYSDFFCDAMEELYTAFLQSGAKLIGKVSTEGYTYDDSKSIIDGKFCGLAIDEDNESELTDQRLQAWVQQINAEA, from the coding sequence ATGACTTTCACTATTTTCTTTGCCACATCTACTGGTAAAACTGAGGATGTGGCTGATCGACTCAAAGAGCTTCTTCCTGGAACAGAAGCGAAGGATGTTGACAACATCGACTCAATTGATGAGTTGGTTGCGGCTGAGTCGTTAATTTGTTGTGTTCCAACCTGGAATACAGGCGCTGATGAAGCACGGTCAGGAACAGCCTGGGATGATCTGGTTCAGGAAATTCCTGACAAGGATTTTGCCGGTAAATCAGTCGCAATCGTAGGTCTTGGTGACTCCTCCGGTTATTCGGATTTTTTCTGTGATGCCATGGAGGAACTGTATACGGCTTTTCTTCAATCTGGTGCCAAGTTGATTGGTAAGGTTTCCACAGAAGGGTATACCTATGACGACTCAAAGAGCATTATTGATGGTAAGTTCTGCGGACTTGCAATCGATGAAGACAATGAGTCGGAATTGACAGATCAACGTTTGCAGGCCTGGGTTCAGCAAATAAACGCTGAGGCCTGA
- a CDS encoding NAD(P)/FAD-dependent oxidoreductase, which produces MNTFDVIIIGGGPAGCSCALYTARSNLSTIILDKNPAVGALAITHKIANYPGVEGDTSGEQLLKTMREQAINYGAEYKQAQVYGISMTDSEKTVYTPEGTFVGKTLVLATGAMGRASTLPGENEFLGKGVSYCATCDGAFYKNQEVAVYGSNHEAIDEALVLAKFASTVHWITNNKPNAKSQAVEILLNSKNVKHWKRTRLASIHGDDQGVNAVKVQSSADREEQMIQVQGAFVYSTGSLPITDYLQEQVPVNSNGGIRVNSDMMTDLEGVWAIGDIRNTPFKQAVVACSDGCIAAMAIDKYLNKRKDVRVDWVHR; this is translated from the coding sequence ATGAATACCTTTGACGTCATCATCATTGGTGGAGGACCAGCTGGATGTTCTTGTGCATTGTATACAGCAAGGTCAAATCTATCGACAATTATCCTTGACAAAAATCCAGCTGTTGGTGCACTTGCTATCACTCACAAAATTGCAAACTATCCGGGTGTGGAAGGAGACACATCAGGTGAGCAATTATTAAAAACAATGAGGGAACAAGCAATTAACTATGGAGCGGAATACAAGCAGGCTCAAGTTTATGGAATCAGCATGACTGATTCAGAGAAGACTGTATATACACCAGAGGGAACATTTGTAGGCAAAACATTGGTTCTTGCAACAGGTGCAATGGGTAGAGCATCAACACTTCCCGGTGAGAACGAATTTCTTGGTAAGGGGGTTAGTTATTGTGCGACTTGTGACGGAGCTTTTTATAAGAACCAAGAAGTAGCTGTCTATGGTTCAAATCATGAAGCCATTGATGAGGCACTTGTACTCGCAAAATTTGCATCAACAGTACATTGGATAACCAATAATAAACCAAACGCAAAATCACAAGCAGTAGAAATCCTTCTCAATTCAAAAAATGTGAAGCACTGGAAGCGCACTAGGCTCGCCTCCATCCATGGAGATGATCAGGGAGTTAATGCTGTCAAAGTGCAATCATCTGCTGATCGTGAAGAGCAGATGATCCAAGTTCAGGGTGCTTTTGTTTACTCCACAGGCTCGCTTCCGATCACCGATTATCTACAAGAACAAGTACCAGTCAACTCTAATGGTGGAATTCGAGTGAACAGCGACATGATGACAGATCTCGAAGGAGTCTGGGCAATCGGCGATATCCGCAATACACCCTTTAAACAGGCTGTTGTTGCTTGCTCTGATGGATGCATTGCAGCGATGGCAATTGACAAGTATTTGAATAAACGGAAGGACGTCCGGGTGGATTGGGTGCATCGATAA
- a CDS encoding iron uptake porin, which produces MKLFQQLLVAPAALGLLATGANAAELNINGVSDYAASADQVTSVTQFSDVYPTDWAYQALANLVETYGCVAGYPNGTFRGNRAMTRYEAAALLNACLDRVTEVTDELRRLLKEFETELAILKGRVDGLEARVGELEATQFSSTTKLKGQADFFMGGVTYDDRDECVEEGGACDDDAFSFSYRYTLNLNTSFTGKDRLYTRLRTGNMKNVWTNKNSYLSDAKSGDSTLKIDKLWYSFPVGDFKFTVGALVENYYMVETPTRYKPILKAFKLGGYGSVMGASTGQGFGVQWRQNVAPGEAALNIAANYVADGGEGAKSDDGLGMFGDDTDGLFLSQVGYGNRKWYLSALYAYKHGKDGSTPAMGYSTPAASSYDEGLHAFGFRGYWTPEEYGFIPTISAGIDFGFSDADIAGSTEEVFGWMVGLNWKNAFIDGNKLGIAFGSYSSYATEVKGDSDPNDGNFAVEGYYDFQVTDNITVTPAVFYIQNADGDSSVDGSDTFGGLVKTTFKF; this is translated from the coding sequence ATGAAGCTTTTCCAGCAACTGCTGGTGGCTCCCGCCGCCCTTGGCCTTCTGGCCACCGGCGCCAATGCCGCCGAGCTGAACATCAACGGCGTTTCTGATTACGCGGCTTCCGCTGATCAGGTCACTAGCGTCACCCAGTTCTCCGACGTTTATCCCACTGACTGGGCCTATCAGGCTCTGGCCAACCTGGTGGAGACCTACGGCTGCGTCGCCGGCTACCCCAACGGCACCTTCCGTGGCAACCGGGCCATGACCCGCTATGAAGCGGCTGCCCTGCTGAACGCTTGCCTCGACCGCGTCACCGAAGTGACCGACGAGCTGCGTCGTCTGCTCAAGGAATTCGAAACCGAGCTGGCCATCCTCAAGGGTCGCGTTGACGGCCTCGAAGCCCGCGTTGGCGAACTGGAAGCCACCCAGTTCTCCAGCACAACCAAACTGAAAGGTCAAGCTGACTTTTTCATGGGTGGTGTGACCTATGACGACCGAGATGAGTGCGTTGAGGAAGGTGGCGCATGCGATGACGACGCTTTCTCGTTCTCATATCGCTATACCCTCAACCTGAACACCTCCTTCACTGGTAAGGATCGGCTGTACACCCGTCTGCGCACGGGCAACATGAAGAACGTCTGGACGAACAAAAACTCTTATCTGAGTGATGCTAAGTCAGGAGATAGCACTCTAAAGATTGACAAACTCTGGTACAGCTTCCCCGTTGGTGACTTCAAGTTCACCGTGGGTGCTTTGGTAGAGAACTACTACATGGTAGAAACACCAACCCGTTACAAGCCCATTCTTAAGGCTTTTAAATTGGGTGGTTATGGCTCAGTTATGGGCGCAAGCACCGGACAGGGTTTTGGTGTTCAGTGGCGTCAAAACGTTGCACCAGGCGAAGCAGCATTAAACATTGCAGCCAACTACGTGGCTGACGGTGGCGAAGGTGCAAAGTCTGATGATGGATTAGGCATGTTCGGTGATGACACCGATGGCCTTTTCTTGAGCCAAGTCGGTTATGGCAACCGCAAATGGTATCTGTCTGCCTTGTACGCCTACAAGCACGGTAAAGATGGATCCACGCCTGCAATGGGCTATTCCACTCCCGCAGCCTCTAGCTACGACGAAGGTCTCCACGCTTTCGGATTCCGCGGCTACTGGACTCCTGAGGAGTATGGCTTTATTCCAACCATCAGTGCAGGCATCGATTTCGGCTTCTCTGATGCAGATATTGCTGGCAGCACAGAGGAAGTGTTTGGTTGGATGGTTGGCCTGAACTGGAAAAATGCCTTCATTGATGGCAACAAACTGGGTATCGCCTTTGGCTCCTACTCCAGCTATGCCACTGAAGTGAAAGGTGACAGTGATCCCAATGATGGTAACTTTGCCGTCGAGGGCTATTATGACTTCCAGGTCACGGATAACATCACTGTGACTCCGGCAGTGTTCTATATCCAGAATGCTGATGGTGATTCATCGGTTGACGGTTCCGACACATTCGGTGGTCTTGTCAAGACAACCTTCAAATTCTGA
- a CDS encoding ferritin codes for MLSTTNSISASSIACGPSGRAIAEAIDSDLLSAIQAHLNMERQAHASYFAAAIWFAERELRGFSRFFRDESNSEHEHAAKFAEYIIARGQSVALQVVDAPLQNWASPADVMATAFQMEVDVTASLQQLYSMAERASDTRTTVFLDPMVEMQTQSEHEFAHLLGRVKFADNQAAALLLIDNELDQGNNKPASLQG; via the coding sequence ATGCTGAGCACAACCAATTCAATCTCCGCTTCATCTATCGCTTGCGGACCATCAGGTCGTGCAATCGCAGAAGCGATTGACTCTGATCTTCTAAGCGCGATCCAAGCCCACCTCAACATGGAGAGGCAAGCCCATGCTTCCTATTTCGCTGCAGCAATCTGGTTTGCCGAACGGGAGTTGAGGGGATTTTCCCGATTCTTCCGAGACGAATCCAACAGCGAGCATGAGCATGCTGCAAAATTCGCGGAATACATCATTGCTCGAGGGCAAAGCGTTGCACTACAAGTGGTCGATGCTCCCTTGCAGAACTGGGCATCCCCTGCAGATGTGATGGCAACCGCATTTCAAATGGAGGTTGACGTCACAGCTTCGTTGCAACAGCTGTATTCAATGGCAGAGAGAGCGAGCGATACGCGTACCACGGTGTTTCTCGACCCGATGGTGGAAATGCAAACCCAGTCAGAACATGAATTTGCGCACCTTCTTGGACGGGTGAAGTTTGCAGATAATCAAGCAGCGGCTTTATTGCTCATCGACAACGAGCTAGACCAAGGAAATAACAAACCTGCATCTCTTCAGGGTTAA
- a CDS encoding Fe2+-dependent dioxygenase — MDFLTHSLLPLLEVRDLQQRLSAPNLPWRDGRLTAGDQAALVKKNFQLDPNAELTLAISNCISTALTSDPLVKSFSLVRKVHSLLVSRSSAGESYGWHVDNPFSRHGRRDLSFTCFLSDEDSYEGGSLMIQTGGEDTKEFRLSPGQVVIYPSSTLHCVTPVLSGERYVCVGWIESYVKAADDRSMLFNIDAGARGLLARHGRSDELDLIFQSYTNAVRRLSS; from the coding sequence ATGGACTTCCTGACGCATTCTCTTTTGCCTCTTCTTGAAGTTCGTGACCTTCAGCAGCGCCTCAGTGCTCCCAACCTTCCCTGGCGAGATGGTCGATTGACTGCAGGGGACCAGGCTGCATTGGTGAAGAAAAACTTCCAGCTTGATCCGAATGCTGAGCTCACACTTGCGATTAGCAATTGCATTTCTACAGCATTAACGAGTGACCCCCTGGTCAAAAGTTTTTCACTTGTTCGTAAGGTCCATAGTTTGTTGGTTTCTAGATCTAGTGCTGGAGAATCTTATGGATGGCATGTTGATAATCCTTTCTCCCGCCATGGTCGTCGGGATTTGTCTTTCACCTGCTTTCTCAGTGATGAAGATTCCTATGAGGGCGGATCCTTAATGATTCAAACTGGTGGTGAGGACACGAAGGAATTTCGCTTGTCACCTGGCCAAGTTGTTATCTATCCGTCGTCCACGCTTCATTGTGTTACACCGGTTTTGAGCGGTGAGCGTTATGTATGTGTCGGCTGGATTGAGAGTTATGTCAAGGCAGCTGACGATCGCTCAATGTTATTCAATATCGATGCTGGTGCCCGGGGTTTGTTGGCCCGCCATGGACGATCGGATGAACTTGATCTGATTTTTCAAAGCTATACGAACGCTGTCCGACGCCTGTCGAGCTGA
- a CDS encoding conjugal transfer protein TrbI translates to MAPATPCACSRCTCEVQASQVVVRDGQSFCSEACATGHPNHEPCHGSGSCGCTCAD, encoded by the coding sequence ATGGCTCCTGCTACTCCCTGTGCCTGTTCGCGTTGCACCTGTGAGGTTCAGGCGTCCCAGGTTGTTGTTCGCGATGGCCAGAGTTTCTGTTCAGAGGCCTGTGCCACCGGCCATCCCAACCACGAGCCCTGCCATGGCAGTGGCTCCTGCGGCTGCACTTGCGCTGATTGA
- the rpmG gene encoding 50S ribosomal protein L33, with translation MAKSKGVRIIVTLECTECRTATAAEKRSPGVSRYTTTKNRRNNPERLELMKFSPQLNRMTLHREIK, from the coding sequence ATGGCCAAAAGCAAAGGCGTTCGCATCATTGTCACACTCGAATGCACTGAATGCAGAACAGCAACTGCTGCTGAAAAACGAAGTCCTGGGGTCTCTCGCTATACAACAACTAAAAACCGAAGAAATAATCCTGAAAGGCTCGAACTGATGAAATTCAGCCCACAACTCAACAGGATGACTCTTCATCGTGAAATAAAATAG